The following coding sequences lie in one Manis javanica isolate MJ-LG chromosome X, MJ_LKY, whole genome shotgun sequence genomic window:
- the LAGE3 gene encoding EKC/KEOPS complex subunit LAGE3 — translation MRGAGPERGAELRGGDAVPQPLAESEDRGAGAAGAGPEAECGAMRAAEIARTSLASDAEPHRVVLHKELTVRGSILRARWRAADPRLLRVSVVNFLDQLSLVLRTLQRFGPPMLH, via the exons ATGCGCGGGGCGGGGCCAGAGCGAGGAGCGGAGCTTCGGGGAGGAGACGCAGTTCCTCAGCCGCTGGCGGAGAGCGAAGACCGTGGAGCCGGCGCTGCAGGGGCGGGGCCGGAGGCGGAGTGCGGCGCCATGCGGGCT GCGGAGATCGCCCGTACTTCCCTGGCCTCAGACGCCGAGCCCCACCGAGTGGTGCTTCACAAGGAACTGACAGTGAGAGGCAGCATCCTCCGGGC TCGCTGGAGAGCTGCGGACCCTCGCCTCCTCCGTGTGTCCGTTGTCAACTTCCTTGACCAGCTTTCCCTCGTGTTGCGCACCCTCCAGCGCTTTGGACCCCCTATGTTGCACTAA